One segment of Tetrapisispora phaffii CBS 4417 chromosome 1, complete genome DNA contains the following:
- the GPI1 gene encoding phosphatidylinositol N-acetylglucosaminyltransferase (similar to Saccharomyces cerevisiae GPI1 (YGR216C); ancestral locus Anc_5.114) yields MSSTIFWPLHLKYEEDNYSTEDVTAVAIQLPETDPVVLKLIPTKLCKDNELKPPYLSVATRLRNCKEWQFIDVQCTIVEFKAPNISMLQFFSIKPILLTLPDRTVDSGCAKLYSNKNIEKICENESLVSTESRLQPTISLLNIYFTQLLAFQKQYPTYNIENKKGYSYNEQNIWNLIKSIMSPIKNTKVDEYMNYIIFYITILIYFIAEKVSIILRWRNFNIVTFSQTFQQIDLKCQQYCYFPIQYLRITKNIAIREALPRVTTESRTSDSLFKDLPTDYYPDYIRFYNTIWLMLNDISFGLILASILYQYKHLISNILHKIFTFYLYDLLKMVTSELSRNPFGIKLNQELSSFLSELFLWIIENSYANFINVIISVKTLEIFIGYCAYISSVFGATFALSLMVDFISILSIHIQLFYLISRKIYFWQYNSINSFWYLFRGKKNNVLRKRIDHHDFELDQLLMGTLLFIILMFLLPTVLAFYISYASFQLVIILVEILIESLISLLNHFPLFALLLRVKDKERIPGGIYFEMEEPSNVLKFKLKSKPLPISMMFKPYAELMNTLSSSYFGSSLVKKLIRGQTIAVNRNKLYQVLYSSLPIQSMSFDDILKKFMYAETINMTSGINSNNPNNVISKNSEISTL; encoded by the coding sequence ATGAGCTCTACCATATTCTGGCCTCTGCATTTGAAatatgaagaagataattATAGCACAGAGGATGTAACTGCTGTGGCAATACAATTACCAGAAACAGATCCCGTTGTACTGAAATTGATACCAACGAAGTTATGTAAagataatgaattgaaacCTCCATATTTATCTGTTGCAACAAGGCTACGAAATTGTAAAGAATGGCAATTTATAGATGTCCAATGCACAattgttgaatttaaagcaccaaatatttccatgctacaatttttttcaataaaaccAATCCTATTAACTTTACCTGATAGAACTGTTGATTCTGGATGTGCTAAACTTTATtctaacaaaaatattgaaaagatATGTGAGAATGAAAGTTTAGTAAGTACAGAAAGTCGTCTTCAACCTACTATCagtttattgaatatatactTTACACAATTGCTTGcttttcaaaaacaatatccaacatataatatagaaaataaaaaaggGTATAGTTataatgaacaaaatatatGGAACTTAATTAAAAGTATAATGTCCCCAATTAAAAATACCAAAGTAGATGAATATATGAACTATATTATATTCTATATTACAAtacttatttattttatagcAGAAAAGGTATCTATCATATTAAGATGGAGGAATTTCAATATAGTTACTTTTTCTCAAACATTTCAGCAAATTGACCTGAAGTGTCAACAATATTGTTACTTTCCAATCCAATATCTCCGAAttactaaaaatattgCTATAAGGGAGGCATTACCTCGTGTTACAACGGAATCAAGGACATCAGACAGCCTATTCAAAGATTTACCAACAGATTACTATCCTGACTATATAAGATTTTACAATACAATTTGGTTAATGTTAAATGACATATCTTTTGGTTTAATTTTGGCTTCAATACTTTATCAGTACAAGCACttgatatcaaatattctacacaaaatatttacctTTTACTTATATGATCTATTGAAAATGGTTACGTCTGAACTTTCAAGAAACCCTTTTGGCATAAAATTAAACCAAGAATTAAGTTCATTTTTAagtgaattatttttatggattattgaaaattctTATGCTAACTTCATTAATGTGATAATCTCTGTAAAGACTTTGGAAATTTTCATTGGTTATTGTGCATATATTAGTAGCGTATTTGGAGCAACATTTGCATTGTCACTAATGGTTGATTTTATCTCAATTTTATCCATACATATTCAACTATTCTATCTAATCAGTaggaaaatatatttttggcAATATAACAGCATTAATAGCTTTTGGTATTTATTTCGaggcaaaaaaaataacgtTTTACGTAAAAGAATTGATCATCATGATTTTGAACTTGACCAGTTATTAATGGGTACGTTACTTTTTATCATATTGATGTTTTTGCTACCAACAGTATTAGCATTCTATATATCATACGCTAGTTTCCAATTAGTAATTATTTTAGtggaaattttaattgaatcCCTCATTTCCctattaaatcatttcCCACTTTTTGCTTTACTACTAAGAGTGAAAGATAAAGAAAGAATTCCAGGTggaatttattttgaaatggAAGAGCCAAGCaatgttttgaaatttaaattgaaaagtaAACCATTACCAATATCTATGATGTTCAAACCTTATGCAGAATTAATGAACACTTTAAGTAGCAGTTATTTTGGATCTTCATTagtgaaaaaattaataagaGGGCAAACTATTGCAGttaatagaaataaattataccAAGTACTGTATTCATCTTTACCAATTCAATCGATGAGCtttgatgatattttaaaaaaattcatGTATGCAGAAACCATAAATATGACAAGTGGAATCAACAGTAATAATCCTAACAACGTTATTAGCAAAAATAGCGAAATAAGTACCTtatag
- the SER2 gene encoding phosphoserine phosphatase (similar to Saccharomyces cerevisiae SER2 (YGR208W); ancestral locus Anc_5.125) — protein MEYVATYISHSQELSDQQISKITNKIESQFAIKSTRSKRLGKRANDTYFIINDSKNVKNVISEIIDYYSKEIDISIQKNDENRKFKKMMVFDMDSTLIYQEVIELIASYADVEDKVREITNRAMNNEIDFKESLKQRVQLLKGLKIDTLYDDIKEKIVVTKGVPELVKFMQLEQGTKFSVLSGGFIQFADYIGDKLKFDYRRANLLEVDDEGRLTGNTIGEIVDGECKANTIQQLCSKDKFDIDIKSTVMVGDGGNDLRAMATAGFGIAWNAKPIVQQQAPSRLNTDSMLDILYMFGYTDDEIESRLSN, from the coding sequence ATGGAGTACGTAGCTACATATATCTCTCATTCCCAAGAGTTGAGTGATCAACAGATCTCTAAGATAAccaataaaattgaatctCAATTTGCCATAAAATCTACGAGGTCAAAGAGGCTAGGTAAGCGGGCAAATGAcacatattttataatcaatgattctaaaaatgttaaaaatgttattagTGAgataattgattattatagcaaagaaattgatattagTATCCAAAagaatgatgaaaatagaaaattcaagaaaatGATGGTGTTCGACATGGATTCAACTTTGATCTACCAGGAAGTGATAGAATTGATTGCATCTTATGCTGATGTTGAGGATAAAGTCCGAGAAATCACGAATAGAGCAAtgaataatgaaattgattttaaagaGTCTTTAAAACAAAGAGTTCAGTTGTTAAAAGGTTTAAAAATCGATACTCTAtatgatgatattaaagaaaagattGTCGTCACCAAAGGTGTTCCTGAATTGGTAAAATTTATGCAATTAGAACAAGGTACAAAGTTTAGTGTATTGAGTGGTGgatttattcaatttgcTGACTACATAGGTgacaaattaaaatttgattataGAAGAGCTAACCTATTAGAAGTGGATGACGAAGGACGTTTAACTGGTAACACAATAGGCGAAATTGTTGATGGGGAATGCAAAGCTAATACTATCCAACAATTATGCTCAAAGGACAAATTTGATATAGATATTAAATCCACAGTTATGGTAGGTGATGGTGGTAACGATTTAAGAGCTATGGCTACGGCAGGATTCGGTATTGCTTGGAATGCTAAACCAATTGTTCAACAACAAGCTCCAAGCAGACTGAATACAGACTCTATGCttgatatattatatatgtttgGTTATACAGATGACGAAATTGAAAGTAGATTAAGTAATTAA
- the RPS0A gene encoding 40S ribosomal protein uS2 (similar to Saccharomyces cerevisiae RPS0A (YGR214W) and RPS0B (YLR048W); ancestral locus Anc_5.116), which produces MSLPATFDLTPEDAQLLLAANVHLGARNVQVHQEPYVFNTRPDGVNVINVGKTWEKIVLAARIIAAIPNPEDVVAISSRTYGQRAVLKYAAHTGATPIAGRFTPGSFTNYITRSFKEPRLVIVTDPRSDFQAIKESSYVNIPVIALTDLDSPSEFVDVAIPCNNRGKHSIGLIWYLLAREVLRLRGALVDRTQPWTIMPDLYFYRNPEEVEQQAAEEATTTAEGEEAEVTEEVAEDQAEASEWAEENTENASW; this is translated from the exons ATGTCCTTACCAGCTACTTTCGATTTAACTCCAGAAGATGCCCAATTATTATTGGCCGCTAACGTTCACTTAGGTGCCAGAAACGTTCAA GTCCACCAAGAACCTTACGTTTTCAACACCAGACCAGATGGTGTTAACGTCATCAATGTCGGTAAGACTTGggaaaaaattgttttagCTGCCAGAATTATTGCTGCTATTCCAAACCCAGAAGATGTTGTTGCCATTTCTTCTAGAACTTACGGTCAAAGAGCTGTCTTAAAGTACGCTGCTCACACCGGTGCTACTCCAATTGCTGGTAGATTCACTCCAGGTTCTTTCACCAATTACATCACCAGATCTTTCAAGGAACCAAGATTAGTTATCGTTACTGACCCAAGATCTGATTTCCAAGCTATTAAGGAATCTTCTTACGTTAACATCCCAGTTATCGCTTTAACCGATTTAGACTCTCCATCTGAATTCGTCGATGTTGCTATCCCATGTAACAACAGAGGTAAGCACTCCATCGGTTTAATCTGGTACTTATTAGCCAGAGAAGTCTTAAGATTAAGAGGTGCTTTAGTTGACAGAACTCAACCATGGACCATCATGCCAGATTTATACTTCTACAGAAACCCAGAAGAAGTTGAACAACAAGCTGCTGAAGAAGCTACTACCACCGCTGAAGGTGAAGAAGCTGAAGTTACTGAAGAAGTTGCTGAAGACCAAGCTGAAGCTTCTGAATGGGCTGAAGAAAACACCGAAAATGCCAGCTGgtaa
- the BNA1 gene encoding 3-hydroxyanthranilate 3,4-dioxygenase (similar to Saccharomyces cerevisiae BNA1 (YJR025C); ancestral locus Anc_5.128) yields the protein MLNITPINIDKWLSENSHLLKPPINNYCLHHDGFTVMIIGGPNERTDYHINPTPEWFHQRKGYMTLRVVDESLSGDAKFIDIIINEGDSYLLAANVPHNPVRYADTIGIVVEQNRPKDQLDHLRWYCHNCKEIVCQMDFYMEDLGTQVKEGVLAFEGDIEKRTCKKCGTLNFSKPQ from the coding sequence atgttAAATATTACTCCCATTAATATTGACAAATGGCTATCGGAGAATAGTCATTTGTTGAAGCCACCAATTAACAACTATTGTTTACACCATGATGGGTTCACAGTGATGATCATTGGGGGGCCGAATGAGAGGACTGATTATCACATTAATCCAACGCCAGAATGGTTTCATCAGAGAAAAGGATATATGACACTTCGTGTTGTGGATGAGTCCTTATCAGGAGACGCAAAATTTATAGATATTATCATAAATGAGGGTGATTCATATTTACTAGCAGCAAATGTTCCTCATAACCCTGTTCGTTATGCAGACACTATTGGTATCGTAGTTGAACAGAACAGACCTAAAGATCAATTGGACCATTTACGTTGGTATTGTCACAATTGTAAGGAAATTGTTTGCCAAATGGATTTCTATATGGAGGACTTGGGTACTCAAGTGAAGGAAGGGGTCTTGGCTTTTGAAGGCGATATTGAGAAAAGAACATGTAAAAAATGTGGCACTTTGAATTTCTCTAAACCTCAATGA
- the MVB12 gene encoding ubiquitin-binding ESCRT-I subunit protein MVB12 (similar to Saccharomyces cerevisiae MVB12 (YGR206W); ancestral locus Anc_5.127): protein MKKENVLKGIPLYNAFGESFPSQKNLNRLTVPNINVPASQQQPSEMFKPWYKLCNDLIEGCNNHDKSSEDFEKWYEDRYLKNKPHGMRESIVLSPSKKVT from the coding sequence ATGAAGAAAGAGAACGTTTTGAAAGGGATTCCATTGTACAACGCATTTGGGGAATCGTTTCCATCtcaaaagaatttaaacAGACTCACAGTTCCAAATATCAATGTTCCAGCATCACAACAACAACCTAGTGAAATGTTTAAACCGTGGTATAAATTGTGTAATGATCTAATCGAAGGCTGTAATAATCATGATAAATCAAGCGAAgactttgaaaaatggtaCGAAGACAGATACTTAAAGAATAAACCTCATGGCATGAGAGAAAGTATTGTTCTCTCGCCATCCAAAAAAGTCACATAA
- the TPHA0A04920 gene encoding uncharacterized protein (similar to Saccharomyces cerevisiae YGR210C; ancestral locus Anc_5.121) produces MPRDPLIGIVGKPSSGKSTTLNSLTDAVAAVGAFPFTTIEPNRATGYLQVDCACERHALQELCKPNYGWCSNGKRHIPIMLLDVAGLVPGAHSGRGLGNKFLDDLRHADALIHVVDVSGTTDAEGKNTRGYDPLNDIVWLQDEIRLWIEGNLQKRWGSIVRRHTATKSSIVDTLQGQFGGYGSHAPMIQRALQSIDGLPPLEKWDNDWITKVVKAFMVEKFPTVLALNKIDHPDADKNVSKIMLKYPDTKAVLTSAVTEVFLRKMKKQGFIAYEEGTEFVDTYEDDPDNLKELDEKLLDRIEKIRDLVLYRFGSTGVVKVLQAATDVLNLIPVYTVRNIQSYTGGNGKNVFRDCFLVKKGTPAGKVSRYIMGTDVTIAAIETVGGVRVSEDAPVEPGKNDILCFKIAPRSQA; encoded by the coding sequence ATGCCTAGAGATCCGTTGATTGGTATTGTTGGTAAACCATCTTCTGGTAAGTCCACGACTTTGAACTCATTGACTGATGCAGTTGCTGCTGTTGGTGCGTTTCCTTTTACTACCATTGAACCTAATAGAGCGACGGGTTACTTGCAAGTAGATTGCGCCTGTGAAAGACATGCTTTACAAGAACTATGTAAGCCAAATTACGGGTGGTGTTCAAATGGTAAGAGACATATTCCAATTATGTTGTTGGATGTTGCAGGATTGGTACCTGGGGCCCATTCGGGAAGAGGTCTAGGTAATAAGTTCCTGGATGATTTGAGACATGCGGATGCTCTGATTCATGTTGTTGATGTAAGTGGTACCACCGATGCTGAAGGTAAAAATACTAGGGGCTATGATCCATTGAATGATATTGTGTGGTTGCAAGATGAGATTAGGTTATGGATCGAGGGTAATCTGCAGAAAAGATGGGGGTCCATTGTTCGTAGACATACAGCTACCAAATCTTCTATTGTAGATACTTTACAAGGTCAATTTGGTGGTTACGGTTCTCATGCACCAATGATTCAAAGAGCATTGCAAAGTATAGATGGTCTTCCACCCTTGGAAAAATGGGATAACGACTGGATAACAAAAGTTGTGAAGGCTTTCATGGTAGAGAAATTCCCCACTGTATTGgctttgaataaaattgatcATCCTGACGCCGATAAAAACgtatcaaaaataatgttgAAATACCCTGATACAAAGGCAGTCTTGACTAGTGCTGTCACAGAAGTGTTCTTaagaaagatgaagaaacaaGGTTTTATTGCATATGAAGAAGGTACTGAATTCGTGGATACTTATGAAGACGATCCTGATAATTTAAAGGAACTCGATGAGAAATTACTAGATAGAATCGAAAAAATTAGAGATTTGGTTCTTTATAGATTTGGTTCAACTGGTGTCGTTAAAGTGCTTCAAGCTGCGACAGATGTATTGAACCTAATTCCAGTGTACACTGTTAGAAACATACAATCATATACCGGTGGTAATGGTAAAAATGTTTTCAGGGACTGTTTCCTGGTCAAAAAAGGCACTCCAGCTGGGAAAGTGTCGAGATATATAATGGGGACAGATGTAACTATAGCCGCAATTGAAACAGTCGGCGGGGTAAGAGTTAGTGAAGATGCTCCAGTTGAGCCTggtaaaaatgatattctATGTTTCAAAATCGCTCCAAGAAGTCAAGCATAG
- the ZPR1 gene encoding zinc finger-containing protein ZPR1 (similar to Saccharomyces cerevisiae ZPR1 (YGR211W); ancestral locus Anc_5.120) gives MSKDSEKSEELFKPVGEAAEEVSNAQQQGGVDGVVITGAEDAMGHPVQEIESLCMNCGENGTTRLLLTSIPYFKEVVLMSFECPHCNLKNSEIQPASQIEEKGSKYLLKIENKDDFNRQIVKSESASCKFVELDIEIPPKKGQLTTVEGLLEEMIEDLEADQEARKSVDEELWKKINEFIKKVRDAIACEEGLLPMTFILDDPAGNSWIEFVPGEPQHKWSHTQYIRNDDQNVQVGIITRDQLEQRRQEQLAELSNRERNQSQSVKVGSAANQFLSDATDIENYSNEVQTFRTACPSCLQECETHMKPVDIPHFKEVIIMATTCDNCGYKSNEVKTGGAIPEKGKKITLYCDDSADLSRDILKSESCALSIPELNLDIHEGTLGGRFTTLEGLLEQVSEELRSRVFSQTSDSMNEETKQRWESFFGKLKEALEGKVKFTVIMTDPTAGSYIQNVYAPDPDPNMKIEEFERSAEQNDDLGLTGMDVN, from the coding sequence ATGTCAAAGGACAGTGAGAAATctgaagaattatttaaaccAGTCGGTGAAGCCGCTGAAGAAGTGTCCAATGCACAACAACAAGGAGGTGTTGACGGTGTCGTGATAACTGGTGCTGAGGATGCTATGGGTCATCCAGTCCAAGAAATAGAATCGCTTTGTATGAACTGTGGTGAAAATGGTACTACTAGATTACTATTAACTTCCATTCCATATTTCAAAGAAGTTGTTTTGATGTCTTTTGAATGTCCTCATTGTAACTTGAAGAACTCTGAAATTCAACCAGCTTCtcaaattgaagaaaaaggttctaaatatttattaaagattGAGAACAAGGATGATTTCAATAGACAAATCGTTAAGTCTGAGTCAGCTAGTTGTAAATTCGTCGAGTTAGACATTGAAATCCCACCAAAGAAAGGGCAATTGACTACCGTCGAAGgtttattagaagaaatgATTGAAGATTTGGAAGCTGACCAAGAGGCAAGAAAATCTGTCGATGAAGAATTatggaaaaaaattaatgaattcattaaaaaagtAAGAGACGCCATTGCTTGCGAAGAAGGTCTCTTACCGATGACTTTCATTTTAGATGATCCAGCAGGTAACTCTTGGATCGAATTTGTTCCAGGCGAGCCACAACACAAATGGTCTCACACTCAATATATCAGAAACGATGACCAAAACGTTCAAGTTGGTATAATTACGCGTGATCAATTAGAACAACGTAGACAGGAACAATTAGCAGAATTGTCTAATCGTGAAAGAAACCAATCTCAATCAGTCAAGGTAGGGTCCGCTGCAAACCAATTTTTATCAGATGCTactgatattgaaaattattcaaatgaaGTCCAAACTTTCAGAACTGCTTGTCCTTCATGTTTACAAGAATGTGAAACGCACATGAAACCAGTTGATATCCCACATTTCAAAGAAGTTATCATCATGGCAACTACTTGTGACAACTGTGGTTACAAGTCAAATGAAGTTAAAACCGGTGGTGCTATCCCCGAAAAGGGTAAGAAGATCACTCTATACTGTGATGACAGTGCTGATTTGTCCCgtgatatattaaaatcagAATCTTGCGCTTTGTCTATCCCTGAATTAAATCTAGACATTCACGAAGGTACTCTAGGTGGTAGATTCACAACTTTAGAAGGTTTATTAGAACAAGTTTCCGAAGAATTGAGATCCCGTGTATTCTCCCAAACTTCTGATTCAATGAATGAAGAAACCAAACAACGTTGGGAATCTTTCTTTGGCAAATTGAAGGAAGCACTTGAAGGCAAAGTAAAATTCACTGTCATAATGACCGATCCAACAGCCGGTTCTTATATCCAAAACGTATATGCTCCAGATCCAGATCCAAATATGAAAATCgaagaatttgaaagatCAGCGGAAcaaaatgatgatttagGTCTGACGGGTATGGATGTTAATTAA